A stretch of the Lactuca sativa cultivar Salinas chromosome 9, Lsat_Salinas_v11, whole genome shotgun sequence genome encodes the following:
- the LOC111893412 gene encoding protein DOG1-like 3, which yields MAKQMKHQQFQCCYKNWVAQQQLDLDELLQTLTNYPTDVDYLQLITKKIVSHFENYNNSRAELAKHDGPSFLAPSWGSTFENSFLWIGGCRPALMIRLVYALCGSHLNTHLEEFLEGVRHGNIGEISSLQLKRIDELHAKTIKEEDKLSSYMATLQEKIAGEPLVLLASGCKGEGESSEGEVVDKAMDTHALDLYNVLLEADKLRMKTLKGILEFLTPLQAVEFLVAAKKLHLSLHEWSTRRDTRMGITQLLGGNNPSSSGDPPPET from the exons ATGGCCAAACAAATGAAACACCAACAGTTCCAATGCTGCTATAAGAACTGGGTGGCTCAGCAACAGCTCGATCTGGACGAATTACTCCAAACACTCACCAACTACCCAACCGACGTCGACTACCTCCAACTCATAACCAAAAAAATCGTCTCCCACTTCGAGAACTACAACAACTCTCGAGCCGAACTAGCCAAACACGATGGGCCTTCCTTTTTGGCTCCAAGCTGGGGGAGCACTTTCGAGAACTCGTTTCTTTGGATCGGTGGTTGTAGACCAGCTTTAATGATTCGGCTCGTGTATGCACTATGTGGGTCCCACCTAAATACACACTTGGAAGAGTTTCTTGAAGGAGTTCGACATGGAAACATCGGAGAAATATCAAGCTTGCAGCTCAAAAGAATAGATGAACTTCATGCTAAAACGATTAAAGAGGAAGATAAGCTGTCGTCATATATGGCAACCTTACAG GAGAAGATAGCGGGTGAGCCATTGGTGTTGCTCGCAAGTGGGTGTAAGGGGGAAGGGGAGTCGAGCGAGGGTGAGGTGGTGGATAAAGCGATGGACACACATGCCCTTGATCTTTATAACGTTTTGTTGGAAGCAGATAAGCTGAGGATGAAGACACTTAAGGGTATTTTAGAGTTTTTAACACCATTGCAGGCGGTGGAGTTTCTGGTGGCAGCGAAGAAATTACACCTTTCTTTACATGAGTGGAGCACGAGAAGGGATACAAGAATGGGGATTACTCAACTACTTGGTGGTAATAATCCGTCATCCTCCGGTGACCCACCACCGGAGACGTGA